ACACGCTGGAGCTGCGCCTCATTAACACACATTTATTGTTTCATTGCGAATCGCGCGGTGACCAAGCAAGAAGAGGGACCCCATGTGCAGGGGCGAGCCCGAGCAGGTGCCTGCACGGATGAGTCCCCTCGGCCGCAGGGAGAGCCCTGTTCCTGGGGCTGCGGAGCCCAGGGCCCCCCCAGGGCAGCTCCAAGGGGTCTGGCTCCAGTCCCCTCTTCCCAGGCTGCCAAGGGCCCGGCCCCAGGCCTGGCGTCAAGACAGATCAGGGCAAACCCTGTACCCAGCCCCAAATCCACCTTTTACCTTTCCAAATTTGCAGTGTTGCACATAGAGGATCCCATCCTTCACCGGTTTCTCCATGGGCCCAGCGTCACCCTAGCAGCCAGCGCAAGGACTGGGGACTCAGGCTACCGGCAGCGGAGAAAATGTGACTGCTACAGCCGAAGCAACTGCATGGGGCAGACTTCCTTCTCTCAGCAACTTCCCCTTTTTGGTGTGTGGGATGAGGGGCAGAGGCCGGGCCACAGGAGGTGCCCAGTCCGTCCGCCCTCCCCCTTGCAGAAGGGCAGTGGGGCAGAACGTACacaggcagagcacaggaagcacCTAGGGGACAGCCTGACATGAGTGCAGCATGCTCTGCCTTGCCCCGGCTGCATCAGAGCGTGTTTGGGGGATACGGGAACAGCCACCAGCTGAGGATGCACAAAACCAGGTAAGGGGGATGGTCCTGGAGGAATTGAGGGGCTTTGGAGAGGAGCGACGTACGACCCTGGCCACACCACTgcagggggctggcaggggcagcaggcagctaGCCACAGACCAGTCGCCCCACCTggggcttcctcctccccttggGCACCACTACCTGCTTGCCCAACGTTGCCGCTGACGTAACGGGCTGTTGCAGCACAGCTCCACACATTTCCTCCTGGGGCAGGAGCTTCATCAGGCTGAGCTGGCAACAGCCCCGGTGGCCAAATGCCTGGAGAAGGGGCCACAGCAGTGCAGGACAGGCCCCTGGGCTTGGGAAAGGTGAGGGCAGCTGGGGCGCTGCCCCAGCTGAAAGGGAAGCAAGGCCCACACAGGGAGAGCGCTGGACAGCATGCTCCCCAGGCTAGAAGTCCATAGAGCTGTGGGCCAGGTAGTCCTTGCGGCCGATGTTGCTGACTTGCTTGGTCTGCATCGCCTCCAGCTTGGGGCAGTCGGTGATGCGATGGCCCAGGCCGCCGCAGAAGGCGCAGCCCCGCTCGCCTGCAATGGGAGGGACGAGGTCAGGGAGAGCTGTGCCACGCCAGGAGAGCGGCCCCCCACCCCAGAAGCAGAGGGGCTACACCAGCGTGTCCCCCCCGCTGCCGCAGCACTAGGCTGCCCGCATGGCCAGGCAACGACAGCCCCAAGGCAGGCGGGAACAGCCCCGGGAGCCTGGAGCGATGGGAACCGGGGGTCCTGTCCACAGCCCAGGTCTCTCAGCAGCCCTGCGGGAGGGTCCTGTGCCACCCCGGGGTCTCTCACCTCCGATGTCCAGCATGGTCTCGTCCCCGCAGTGCAGCACCTGGAGCACAGGCGGCACCTTCTGCTTCGCCTCCAGGAGCAGGGCCTTCAGGTCCATCAGCACCGACTCATCTGGGGGCAGAGACACGGATCAGACACAGCGtgagcaggggtggggggcactGCCCCACGCCACCATCTCCCCTCCACGGGCCATCGTGACTCGTCCCTGCTTGCTCAGGAACACCCCCCTTCCCAAGGCAGAGGCAGCTCCATCGCCCAGCTGCCTCCTACAGCCGCAGCCCCCCccgcaggcagcccccagccccgcgctgTTTCTCACCGCAGGCCTTGTTGATGAAGGTGGTGGCAATGCCAGTGTTGCCCGAACGGCCCGTACGCCCGATACGGTGAACTGTGGAGAAAGAGACAGGATCGGGCCTGGTCGAATGCGAGGTGACAGACCATCCCTGCCCCCAGCCACCGCAGAGACAAGCGCAGAGCCTTGCTGGCCTGCACCCACCCCACCATGCCCTCACTGGTCCCCCACGGGGCCCAGTCCCCACCATAGTTCTCAATCTCCTCCGGCATGTCGTAGTTGATGACGTGCTGGATGGCTGGGAAGTCCAGGCCCTTGGAAGCGACGTCAGTGGCAACCAGGACATCCTTCTTTCCATCCCGGAAGGCCTCGATGGCTTTTGTCCGTTCCTCCTGATCTGCAAAGGCCCAGCAGAGAAGATCAGCAAGGGCAGAGCTCCCAgtcctgcctcctgcagcaACCACTATGGCCTCAGAGCCAAGCACCGCTCAACCGGGGCTCCCCCAGTAAGAGGGCCTACACAGCCTTTCCCTAAATAAAGGAACAGAGGGAGCTCTAGGTCCCATAGGGACCTGCACTGTGTTTATGCCTGCTACATACAATGTGGCGTTCGCCGCTGACACTGCCACAGCCCTTCCTCACACCATCACAAACTGCTGCACGCTGCGACCTCCCATGGCCACATATCACCCTGGCAGGAGCGGGGTCAGGCAGGGCCACACCGTGCCCAGGCCTCCCTGACACCCTCACTGACCTTTCCCTCCATGGATGGCCACAGCTTCCACACCCTTGAGCAGCAGGTACTCGTGGATCGCATCGACATCCGCCTTCTTCTCTGCGAAGATCAGCACCTGCGGCAGCACAGACATCACCAAAGAGCCGCCTTTCTGCGGGCTGGCGCTGCCGGCACCAGCACAACCCCCCTGAGAAACCCGTTCCCTCCTGCTGAGCAGGGCGCACGACAGCTCTGGGCCCAGGACCTGCTCATACGTGGAGCACGGCTCACTGACGCCTACCCCACccacagcagagccctgcagcaccACGGCCACGTCCCCATTGCCAGCTCCACCCACGCCCCGGGGCTGCGGTGTGCCCACGCTGCCCCCAGCCATGCTGCCAGAGCAGCCAGAGCGCACTACTCACGGGTGGCGGGGTCTTCTGCAGGCACTCAAGGAGGTACACCATCTTGGCCTCCTCTTTCACGTACTCTACTTCCTAGGAACAAGCACAGAGACGAGTCAGGCAGCCAGCAGAGAAATTGCCATTGCTTTGTATCCCTTAACCTCTTGGGAAGGAGGGCCATGAACCCCAGCTCCCTGACAAGGGATGCATCAAGTGCCTTCATGAACGGTGCTGGCCTCCCACACAGGCATGGGGGAGCTCCCAACTACCTCACCTGCACAACATCCAGGCTGGCAGCACCTGCTCGGCCAACGTTGATGGTGATGGGCTTCACCAGGGCACTCTTGGCAAAGTTCTGGATCTTCTTGGGCATTGTGGCACTGAAGAGGAGGGTTTGCCGCTGGCCCTGCGCAGGGAACACAGCGTGGGCAAGGACTTAGCACTCACCCAGCCAGGTGGGTGCAGGGACTGAGCTTCAGGTTGCTCATGTCATGCCAGCTCAGTACCTTGAAGTAGGAGAAGATGGTACGGATGTCCCCCTCAAAGCCCATATCGATCATCCTGTCAGCCTCATCCAAGGCCAAGTAACGGCAGATGTCCAGGCTCACCATCTTCTTCTGCAGCAAGTCCATCAGGCGGCCTGGGGTTGCCACCATCATGTGTACACCACTGTGGGACGAGAGAAGGCCACAGTCAGGCACTCGGATTCCTGCCCCACGCAGCAACACATAAGGAAGGTAACACCCGCTCGGCACATCACCTTCGCCCCCACACTTTCCTGAAGCCATCTAGCCAGGGTGCCACTCCTTAGTCCCCTGCCAGAAAACAGagcacagctccagccccacaacCCGCCCCCAGAAGGTCTTACTGTTTGATTGTCTCCATCTGCTCCTTGACAGACATGCCCCCGATGCAGAGGGCGCAGCGCAGCGGGGGCAGGCCGTCCTCCTGCAGCAGGCGACAGTAGTACTCAATGATGCCGTGGGTCTGCCGGGCCAGCTCCcgctgcagagaaaaacattcattCCTACACCTCCGTGCATGGAGGATCTGGGATCGCCACTGAACATCGATAAAAGCTTCCTCCTGCACGTCACCGCGCCCCTGACACTCACCGAGGGACAGATGATGAGTCCATAGGGTCCTTCTCGCTTGGAAAATGGCAgcctcttctcctgctccaagcagaaCATGATCACCGGGAGGGTGAACACCAAGGTCTTTCCAGAGCCAGTGAACGCAATGCCAATCATGTCCCTCCCTGAGAGGCTGGCAGAGAAACAGGGCCAACGGTGAGGAGGAGCATCACAGAACGGCTCAAACCTCCAGGGCTGAGCAAGGTGACGGGGCGCATCTGTCAGCAGGGAAGAGCGCCCGGTTCACACCGCTGGGTGGGCTGTAGGGAGCAACCCGCCCCCCACTCTGGGATGGGGACAGAGCACTCACATCGTGGGGATGCCTTGGATCTGTATTGGTGTTGGCTGCTggattccttttttcttcaggcCCCTCAGGATAGCTGTCAGAGAACAATGGACACACACACGCATGACCTGAagtcttctccctctttccctgctACTCAcgtcccagcagcagctcttccacCAGTGACAAACCCTCCCTGGGCCAGCAGTTAGGTGACACAGCCAGGGTTGGGAATTTAAGCTACGACCCCACTAACACTAAGCATTAAAGATCCAACAGCTTCGCTTGCTGGCCCAAGTTTCCCAGGAGAATGCTGTCCCCCACCCTGCCAGGCTCCTCTCCCAGCCCACCTGCTGGGAACTTCATCTCCTTGAAGCTCTTGATGGGGGGCGGGATGCCTTCCCCCTCCACCAGGATGTGGTACTTCTTGCGCACGCGATCGTGCCGCGCCTCCGACATGCCCAGGATGTAACGAGGTGCTCTCCAGCTGCCAAGGCAACAGAGAAAGGTCATGGTGCAGAATGAGGCTggg
This portion of the Gymnogyps californianus isolate 813 chromosome 14, ASM1813914v2, whole genome shotgun sequence genome encodes:
- the DDX41 gene encoding probable ATP-dependent RNA helicase DDX41 → MEAGPDRKRQREEAAETSDLSGEEDDDYVPYVPVKQRKQQMLQKLLQMRRKVVSEEEQRDSGSEQRGDEDDIPLGPQSNISLLDQHQHLKEKAEARKESAKEKQLKEEEKILESVAEGRALMSVKEMAKGITYDDPIKTSWRAPRYILGMSEARHDRVRKKYHILVEGEGIPPPIKSFKEMKFPAAILRGLKKKGIQQPTPIQIQGIPTILSGRDMIGIAFTGSGKTLVFTLPVIMFCLEQEKRLPFSKREGPYGLIICPSRELARQTHGIIEYYCRLLQEDGLPPLRCALCIGGMSVKEQMETIKHGVHMMVATPGRLMDLLQKKMVSLDICRYLALDEADRMIDMGFEGDIRTIFSYFKGQRQTLLFSATMPKKIQNFAKSALVKPITINVGRAGAASLDVVQEVEYVKEEAKMVYLLECLQKTPPPVLIFAEKKADVDAIHEYLLLKGVEAVAIHGGKDQEERTKAIEAFRDGKKDVLVATDVASKGLDFPAIQHVINYDMPEEIENYVHRIGRTGRSGNTGIATTFINKACDESVLMDLKALLLEAKQKVPPVLQVLHCGDETMLDIGGERGCAFCGGLGHRITDCPKLEAMQTKQVSNIGRKDYLAHSSMDF